CTAGATGTAAGAAACATAAAGTGTAACATTCGCAGCTCACCAAACATGCATTATTCAATGTTTTGATTCTTGCTTTGTTTTACTTGGACGAGGGTTTTGTTTTTCATCAAGCAGAGTTGGATCAACAACTAAGCATCATCCTCCCAAAAGCTTTCAATTACTGTATACTACTCTAAATTATAGAATAAATTAGGACAATTTGTAGATAATGGAACAATTTCAACACATGACTGATGTCCCAAACCTAGGTAAAACTTCGACACAAAAAAAAACTAGGTAAAACTTCGACACAAAAAAAAAAAAGGTAAAATAATATCACTCACCATGAGTTGTCAGATAGCTGCTGCACTTCTACTCGCTTTCCAACTGCATCCTTTCCCAACTTTTTCAATATCCAATTAGCATCCATGATCTCGTCCATTAAATTATCTTCAACTGACGGTCCCCTATCATTTTCACTGAATGATGTTTTCTCCATAAACGGTGGTCTCTTTCTTTTTGAACGTTGGCCCTTAACAGAGCTTTTTTCTTCATCATGCTGAGAAGAACTCTGGCTTTCAACATTAGGTTTCTTAAGCTTAAACTTCAATGAAGGCTTATGTTCTTTGGAGGAAGATTGTGAAACCGGTGTTTGGCCAGATTCATCATTCTTGTGAGCAGATACGGCAGACCTGCTTTCTGAGTGCTTCCTTGAATAAACCTTGTTATTTTTCATAGTGGGGATCTCACCTACAGGCTCACTTGCAGTCGTGCCTTCTTCAGTGCTTTTTCCGGATGAAACATTCACCTGCTCTGGAGGAATGCCTTCGACTACCTCAACCCTATCACTTTTCACAAGTTTGGGGTTATGATCCGGTGCTCCTGACCTTACCCTTCCCAACTTTATTACATTCCCTTCTCTTCCAGCAACCTTCGAACCTATCACATAAAAACAAATTATCAATTCTATCTGCAAATTGTACACCACCAGGAAGGTTTTGATTACATAAAATAATGAGAATTGACCAAGATACTAATAATTAAATAGGAAACAGATAATAATCAAATTTAATAATCAGGGGATTCTACCTTTTATACCTTTAGCATCGCCAAAATTAGCAGGACTATCATGTTTATTTTCCATTGTTGTCTTCTGGCTCGCATCTTCACCACCTGCTCATCAATAGAATAACAAATCATAAAGAGAGTGAGAGAGAGAGAGAGAACAGTATGACATTTGTTCCCCATACAGTATACAGATGACATACCATTAGAGGTCACGGGAGCATGCACTCTTTGATAGGTTGAAGCATCAGAACTTGGAGATTTAGTAATATTAATCTTTTTGGCGCCGAAGTTTATCACAAGCTTCTTCTCTTTCACAGGCTTAGACTTACCAGCATGCTTTCCAGTGTCCTCTCCACTATCCAGACCATGAGACCTGCCCTTGATACGAACTTTGGACGTCCTATCTCCCCCATTTAACATCACTTCATCAACAGACTTGTGCTTCAATGCACTTGGCTCACTGACAGAGAAGATCTCTTCAGTATGGCTCATACTTCCAGCAGGAGGTGAAGAATATACTTCTGGTTCTGCATTTTTGGAGGACTGCATCTCATCATTCTTGTCCGACCCAAGATACTGGGAATCATGTCCTCGAACACTCTGATTTGCTTTGGTACTAACTGAAATTTCATGGTATTCCTTCTTCTTAGCAGGAATTCTGATCAAGGATTTCTTACCACTATCCTTGGTCTTTTTTGGCGACTTATCAACTAATCCTTTGAGAGACAATTTCAAAGAGCGTCCATATTCACTCTTTTGTTTTGGGGGGCCAGTTTCTTCATCATCAGAATAGGGTGGAATAGAAAATATTTCTTCATGAGCTGGCAACCCTGCAGCAGCCCTTAAGCTAGTAATTAAATCTCGTTCAGCTTCGTCTTTTCTCTTCCAAAGCTCTTTCGCAGCATCCTCATGATTCTTGACCTGGCAGAAGAGATTCAACAGAAGATCAATTCTTTTTTTTTTTTTTTTTTTTTGGGGNNNNNNNNNNNNNNNNNNNNGGGGGGGGGGAGTAAAACTGGTATCTAAATTTAGCAGACCTGATGGCACTCTCCACGACATGTGGCACATTTGTACTGGAGATTTCCATCTAACTGAAATTGTTGATATTTTTCATCACTGGAAAAAGAAATGACACATTTAGTATACAAAAATAAATAAAAGAAAATAACTGATACTATATTCGAAAAATAATTGTGCGTTTATATAAGGATCGAAGGGAGGCCCGAGCAGAAAACATTCATTTAACATAAATGCAAAATAATAGATATGATTTGCCTGCTAGCAAGACCTAAGGCTTTAGAAATCTGAGTAACGAGAGAGAGTGAACATAATGACATGTCATTCCATTACTTTCCCCTAAGAGAAATTCGTCTTAATGGTATACGAACTTTTGCTACTTATAAACTATGGTATATCAAGTTTTAAAAATATCAGATTGGTATCTCATGTTTCCATCCCAACCTAGGATTGATATATATAGCCATTAAGATGACTAATTTACCCTCAGACAAAAAAAAAGACCAACTTACCATTAAATTCTCTCTCTTTTTTTCTTAGTTTTCATATTCCAATTTTCTTTTTTTGGCTTTTTATATTTTTAGGAACGTAGAGAAAAAATT
Above is a window of Fragaria vesca subsp. vesca linkage group LG7, FraVesHawaii_1.0, whole genome shotgun sequence DNA encoding:
- the LOC101290897 gene encoding uncharacterized protein LOC101290897, producing the protein MAFHVACPITCRRICFCPLGFPRSLATANSKASFLDEVIKVHQFLSDPSGIRARDDGRTVQVVVPRVAPPPPPPPLPVPPSVVGDAVAATVDEESAAAATAQAKRAALQRKAAADMVAAEDFARRFESGDLSDTSKGVVGEEQGQSNVMCRICFSGENEGSEKARRMLPCKTCGKKYHRNCLKTWSQHRDLFHWSSWACPSCRICEVCRRTGDPNKLMFCKRCDGAYHCYCQHPSHKNVSAGVYVCPKHTKCHSCGSNVPGNGLSVRWFLGYTCCDACGRLFVKGNYCPVCLKVYRDSESTPMVCCDICQRWVHCHCDGISDEKYQQFQLDGNLQYKCATCRGECHQVKNHEDAAKELWKRKDEAERDLITSLRAAAGLPAHEEIFSIPPYSDDEETGPPKQKSEYGRSLKLSLKGLVDKSPKKTKDSGKKSLIRIPAKKKEYHEISVSTKANQSVRGHDSQYLGSDKNDEMQSSKNAEPEVYSSPPAGSMSHTEEIFSVSEPSALKHKSVDEVMLNGGDRTSKVRIKGRSHGLDSGEDTGKHAGKSKPVKEKKLVINFGAKKINITKSPSSDASTYQRVHAPVTSNGGEDASQKTTMENKHDSPANFGDAKGSKVAGREGNVIKLGRVRSGAPDHNPKLVKSDRVEVVEGIPPEQVNVSSGKSTEEGTTASEPVGEIPTMKNNKVYSRKHSESRSAVSAHKNDESGQTPVSQSSSKEHKPSLKFKLKKPNVESQSSSQHDEEKSSVKGQRSKRKRPPFMEKTSFSENDRGPSVEDNLMDEIMDANWILKKLGKDAVGKRVEVQQLSDNSWHKGVVSDVIEGTSVLSVTLDDGKVKSLELGKQGVRFVSQKQKRSKT